aatataaGTGATGTCGTGCATAGAGACAGGGAGGTAAAGGAGTATCACCTGCAGATTGACAAAGACGCAAGTgacattttattattctgcTCGATCAAACCTAAACAAGTGTCCGAGTTGTTAGAGGGAgaagtgaaaataaatttgaagAGAGAAATTAGTGAAGAGTATTCAATACCAGATGAACATGGAATACACGCTTGTAACTTTTCTAAAGGAAATTTAGATATTTCTCCATCAGCAGGattttattataaaaatgatagATCAGTTAGCTGTATTTATCTTGTTATTCcaaacaaattatttttaattaaattaccCAAATTAGATATAGTTACAAATCAGCTTCTGCCCAGTTTGGTCAACTGTTTATCTGAACActcttttattaattttaatttaaaacaTGTCGAAGAAGGTGATGAGTCCATTTCTTTGCACCTATCCTTTGGTGATTTTAAAAGAACATTTAATTTATCCTGCGCATTTGATTTATCCGAATATGTTATTGAGCCCTGTCTGCTTGGGAAGAAGGGAATCGTAACGTTTTACTTCAATGCATAGGATTtcggaaaaaatgggaaaaaaaaaaaaaaaaaaaaaactccacaGAAGAGCAGTCGTCCATTTCGAGATGTCCGGGAGTTGTAGTTACCCCTGTTGCCAAacttacccttttttttttttttttttcgtcttctttccacatatataaatatatttgcacacacCTGCATGCCGCCAAAAGGAATGCATCtgcatataatttttaataatcTTACCGAGGCTTACAGTGTGtagtcttctttttttttttttcccatgtatCCCTAGTCCATAATAAACTTATGCTTTGTGTTTGCCGCGGCGGCCTTGCTGCCGCCTACGCAAAATTGTGaacattaaaaattaaggaattAAGGAGTAGAAATCGAAGAACTCTCTACTAATAACGTAACAATATCATCGCGGGAACGACCCGAAGGGTGGGGAATGAACCCCCGCCCCTATCCCCCTTTTGTGGAGACGGGTAGAAATGTGTAGGGGATATGGCATGAGTTTTTTTGGGAGGACCAAATCTGTCAAGAAGAAGTGGTCCATAGGAACTGCGTAGAGTGGAAAATGAATCTCATTCCTCTCCTTTATGCTATCGTTCGATCggtcctcctttaaacaGAGGCGCCTTTATTCCGTTAAGGCTTGTCCGCAAAACTTTACCATGTTATCATGTATACGTGCGTGTGCACCCTTTGTAGGGGAGTAAAATGAACGATATTTTGAAATGCTTATAGAAAGGGCTAATTAGGAGCGAAAATATATCTCTCTACTTtgtcttttaaaatttttttttagttttccACCTTATTGCGCATCCATTCCGGCACATTCCACGGGACTATACCAAATGACCCATCTCCGCTTACAGGGTTACCACTATGGGAAATTGCTTCCTCCGTTCTTTTGGTAAAAATAACATCCATCGTGATTGACGCGCTTTGGAACATTTGTCAAAACATTTGGATGCGCTAAAATTGGGAAATCACAACAAGGGGGGAATATTtaaatgagagaaaaaataaggagaagAGGCGAAaagcaaattgaaaaaaaaaaaaagaagcaatgTTAAAATGGTGAAACAGTGAAATGGTGAATATCTATGATAACAAAATTGTGCGCTATCGAAATAAAACGCAAGTACGTCTACGAAGTAACGAAATGCGTTTTGCACATGTCACTTTTCTGAGGCAAAGAAGTAGAAGTGGGAATAGGCACCTTCCATACGTGGGGTTGGGTGGGGGTAGAGAAGTAACATATTCCTTCGATGTcatcagaaaaaagaaagtaaaaaaaaattttttttttttttaattttcacacTTTTGCCTTGTTCGTTGTAAGAGACATGTCTATCCTGTCTTGGCGTGTATTTGACTTGTCCTGTTATTGTCCTCCTCCCACCACTACCCGTTCTACAGTGGTTCATAAAAATCCAGAAGCGAAACGATGCCGGACTTaaaacacatatatgcaaaGGAAATCTTCCCAAATGAGaagctaaaaaaatatttcctaaAATGTAGATCCAAGGAAAAAGTTTTATACTCCTTTACCTCTGACAATGTACATACTGATGAGGGGAGAGGAGTAGATGTGGCTGGGATCAATGAGGAGTCGATCGTCCCCTTTGTTCTGCCACAATCACATTCGGGAATTTTCATAATTGGATACATGTTACGATAGTGTGTtatgtcgtttttttttttttttttttttttttttttttttttttttccacgtaaatatttccccttctttggTAGTGGCCTATTTTCTCGGAAAACGGAAATTATTATTGCTTTATCCAACCGTTTTGTATTATTTCACCGTTCTGTAGCTTCTACAATGTGTGCATGTAAATACAAACGTGGAGGGTGTTCTCCCATTTACCAGAGAATACACATTCTAAAAGACCTATAAAAAACAGGGAATACTGT
This DNA window, taken from Plasmodium knowlesi strain H genome assembly, chromosome: 13, encodes the following:
- a CDS encoding cysteine-rich small secreted protein CSS, with protein sequence MKTPLVVCFLFLIVGAKRAVGLRTRNVIDPIHGGVGRVIGGKGVSIDRNDGSIISDNEGENDRNGGDIPKAEGEEGRDAQDKGNAKVVMPIDEANQSNIANICSCDFTERLNFIPQEKTKVVCNLNPHHGEEVKIWVNKEYEVKCFQNSRVYCPSKDNIVNNTDITTYSPKLKYNISDVVHRDREVKEYHLQIDKDASDILLFCSIKPKQVSELLEGEVKINLKREISEEYSIPDEHGIHACNFSKGNLDISPSAGFYYKNDRSVSCIYLVIPNKLFLIKLPKLDIVTNQLLPSLVNCLSEHSFINFNLKHVEEGDESISLHLSFGDFKRTFNLSCAFDLSEYVIEPCLLGKKGIVTFYFNA